Part of the Sporomusa termitida genome, TTATATATTTCCTTTTTTTCTGCTGCTGTAATGGCATTGTTAACAGTGATTGATTCTTCAAAATTTTGTTCTGTTACGTAAGATTTTGTTTGTGGGCAGTCTTTTGTCATGATGATCTCTCCTCGTTTTTAAGATTTTAGACTTATAGATAGATCTTTATGTATTCACAGCTAACACCCCCCCGCACAGTGAAGAATACGGAGGCGATGAACATATTCCCTATAAAAATTGTAAGAAGCTGACGAAAAAAGTATAATTTTAGGCATAAAAAAACCTTTTTCAGAGAGTAGGTTACTTCTGAAAAAGGTTTAAAGTTAATTTGCTTTTTTATGCGGCAGGAGGATTGAAGTAGACTAAAAAAGTAGTCCCTTCAGAACTGGTATGGATTTTAATAGTAGCATTATGTCTGTGCGCTATCTGGTAACAGATGGGGATGCCTAGACCCGTACCGGTATTTTTAGTAGTAATAAAAGGGGTGCCTAAGTTTTCTAGTATAGGAGCGGGAATACCCGGCCCCTGGTCACTGACAGATAAGACCGCTTTGCCAGCCTCAAAGGCAGTTTTTATAACCAGGCGGCCTCCTGCTGGCATGGCTTCAATACCATTACGCACTAAATTTAACAACAACTGGCGAATTTCGTTTTCGTCTAAAAGGAGTTCGGGGATAGTATTAAGGTCAAGGGTTACAGATACAGCTGCCGCAGTGGCATCGGCCTGAAGCAAGGGATATAACGCTTCAATGATAGTATTTAAGGAGCACATCCCAAAGTTGGAAAACTTTTCCCGTGATAAAGACAGGTATTCACTAATAATCGCATTAGCCCGGTCAATTTCCTCAATCATTAACTCGAACTTCTGTTTATCGGTTTGGTATTTATCTTTTCTGCCCATAAGCTGTAAATAACCACGCACTGTGGTCATGGGATTGCGGATTTCATGAGCGACTGTTGCAGCCATACTTCCTACCATAGTCATTCGATCCAGCATTGAGGTTATTTTTTCTAAATCCTTCCGGGGGGTAACATCCCGGATAATACCTTGCAAAGCAGTAAAATTACCATATTTATCATAGATCGGCGTACACTTCTGCTCAATCCATAGGGTTGTTTTATCTTTTCGCACCAGCCGTAATGTTAGCGGTGATTCAATTGATCGGGGGAAGTCACGGATAAAATCTTCGGCTAAGCGACGGTCATCGGCATGCAGCAAATCCAAAACTAGATTATTATTTTTGTAAAATTCTTCAGGTGCATAACCAGTGAGCAAATGAACAGTCGGATTGATATACTGGAGTTTGGCTGTAGGGTGGATTTGATAGAAATAGATTGTATCGGCAGCGTTTTCCGCAAGCAAACGATACTGCGTTTCTTTATTTACTAAATCAGTTCTTGTATTCTCCAAATAGACCATTAATGTACCTATCGCTATAAATAGGCGGAATATGCCGCCGAGGGCGTGCGCCCAGGGCAGGAACCATGTGCCACTAAGCGAAATAGGGGCAACCAGATTGAGGAGACTCCAGGCAATGTAGGAATAACCCGTAATCAGATGACCAGTGCCTTTTAGTTGGAAATTATGGATGAAGATTAAGCCAATCCATATACAGACGAAGCACCCAAAATAGATTGAAGGCATTAATTTATAAATTAGCGGCAAGCTCAGACTGTTCATTGTTAAACTTATGACAGCGATGGTAGCAGTTCCATATAGCCACCATTTGTTAAAGGGCTTGTTGGTATAAAGGTAAGTGGCCCACACAAACAGGAACATACTGATTATAATCATCATTTGATATGCAGTCATACCTAAGGCTGACTGTTTCCAAGGCAGTAACCCTAGATCAAATACCATATAGCGCGCTAGCAGGATAAGCCAGCCGGCAGCCCATATGCCCATATAATGCTGGCCATACAGTGCATACAGATATAAATAAATAAGAACTATGGAAGCCGTGCCAATTGATGAGCCAATTACTGCTAACTGAACATAATCCATGACTGCTCCTAATTACCAATTTTAAAATCAAAACTAGCTCCTGTAATTTGATGTGTATCCGCAATTACAGCTTAAGAAAAAAACCATCTAATTAGATGGCCGTTGCTAATATTCGCAAATTAGTTAAATGACTGCATAAAAATATGAATATTTCATGGTACTCTATGCAATTAATTATATAGAATTAAAAATATGCACGTCAATGTCTAATTTTGTCGTTAATTAAGACCTGTGTAGCAGATCATGTTAATAAATCTCTGTCACAGTCCGCAGAGGCCATAGTTAATTACTATGGCCTCTGCCGTTTACCGGTGGTGGTGTCTGCTGGCCCCCTGGGTTTACGCTGGCGGCCAGATCAGCTTACCGTTAAATATGGCCTGTATTGATTTGCACACGCAATTGCAAAACCTCGGTAAAGAATTCGACCGGCACCAAGGTTTTTCCCCGGACGATTTCCGGCGGGTAGGCCAATTCAAGCTCTGTTTCTTGATTTTTATATAAAGTGCTGCCAATGGCCAGCGTCGCTACGGTTTGGTTGTTAGCCTGGAGCTCAATGCTGGCATCCTCATCAGACCAGATAACCCTATAGCCGAGGTGTTCGGCAACAATCCGCAGCGGCAGCATGACAGTATGTTCGTCAGTACGGATGATATTATCACTGTGTAAAGGCAGCTCCTGGCCCTGTATCACAATGACACCGGCCAGGGGGTGAACCCGGATATCATACCCGGGTTGCAGCGCCACCACCTTGGTTGCTCCGGCCTGCCCCGGCATACTCATTGTCATAACATCATACCATACCAGCAGTTCAGAGCCTTTCTTTATATCGGCAATTGCGCCAAATACGTCAGGCCGGATAGTAATAAGCTGATCCCGATTGCTGGAAAGCACCCGTACACTACCGTCAGTGCCTGCTTCCACGCCGGCAACCTGCAGATACTTGCCGCTGCTGCTGTCACCGGTAATCAAGGCCAGGGCGTAGCCCTGGGGCGGCAGGCTTTTCATCAGCCGGGGCCCATAGTAGGCAGTAATCTTGTCGCCTTCCTTTAGTTCGGAAAACTGAATTTTTCCACCATCCACTCCAGCCCGGATATGTGTGTCAGGCTGAATATGAAGGACAATCTCTTCCAGAGAGCCTTTACCGGCAATTGTAACGCTGTTTTCACCGATTGCGGTAATTTCCCCTGCGGTTATCAATACGTTGCGCTCGGGTTGAGGCAAGGCCGGCGCGGCAGTGCCAGGCGCTGCCTGTACGATTAGGGTTATGCTCATTAATAGGGCGATCAATAAATTTTTCATAGTTCCTCCTTTAGTCGTATCTAGTAGTCCGCCAAGTCTAAAGCTATAGGCTGAATTGCGCGAGATTTTTCGCCCAGCAAGGCGAAGGAGCCCTGCATATCGGACATATGTGAGGCGACGACAACGAAGCTGGACGGGAAATCTCGCGCCAAGAACACTGTAGATTTGGGCTTGGTGGACTACTAATATAATTAACGCTGGTTCCGCAGAAAAGTAACTCTTATTTCCGGTTTTGCAGGAGTTTTTTTGTTGGTTTTGAAATATTAGAATAGCCGAGAGTTAACTGTTTTGCCAGTTGATAATATAATACGAAAGGCAGTATGCACAATGAAAAAACACATGAATTTATTTTTTCCCCAATGGCAAGGCGGCGGACAAGATCTGTCAACCTATGAGGGGGCCCTGGAATTAAAGCATAATTATTGCCAAGGGGTCAAGCTTGCAGAAGTGGCAGTCAGCACCGCAGCGGTTAGTGCAGCCAGGCATAACATTGTCGGATATGCCGAGATTTTTCGGCAGCTTGCACAGGCAAAAGATCTGATCAGGCAAACCCAGCCGGAAACAATATTTACGGTCGGCGGGGGGTGTGATGCTGATGTCGCACCAATTGCGTATTTAAATGACAGGCTGAAGGGCGACCTGACAGTCTTATGGTTTGACGCGCATGGCGATATGAATACACCGGCGTCCTCTGCCAGCAGGTACTTTTATGGAATGCCTTTACGGGCTCTGCTGGGGGAGGGGGAAGGCGAAATTGTAAAATTGACGCAGCCCCATTTACTGCCGGCGCAACTTATTATGCTGGGGGTTCGGGATTTAGATGCCGCCGAAAAAGAATATATTGCTGACCAGAATATCCGTGTGTTTGACGTAACAGCTATTGAGCAAAAGGCGGATTCGGTAATTGAAGCAGTTAAAATGAAGGGGTCTGCTAATATTTATATTCACATTGATCTGGATGTACTTGATTTTGTTGAATTCCCCCATGTTCCCGTGCCGGCGCCGGCAGGGATGAGGATTAATACGTTTAAAGAACTCTTAAAGAAGCTTGATCAAGAATTCAAACTGGTCGGTTTGGGTCTTTTTGAATACCAGAATTCCGGAATCGGTCGAATTGACTTGTTGGCGGACATTATTGAAATAGGGGTTAGATTATAGACGGCGAACCGGACAGGGACGTGGTATTATTTTGCTGTGCTTTTCTGCGCCGGGTAGAGCGGGCCTGCTATTGCCGACAGAAGATTCAATACAGTGGGGAACGGGCACGATACTATGCTAAATGCAAAACAATATCTTTCCCTTTAGGTGGGGAATATTTATTGCCAACTAGTTGACATTTCAACTAGTTGGCGATAAAATTTAAGTAGTTGAAATATCAACTACTTAAATGGAGGTTTTACATGCCTAATTTAACAAATGAGATTTTGCGGGAGGTGGGCATGCTGTCCCGCTGTATTCAGTCGATTAGCGACATTAAATTTCGGGAGTTTAAGTTGCAGCGGGGACAGTTTATTTTTTTTACCCGCATTTGCGAAAACCCGGGTATTAATCTAATTGATCTTTCCAATATTCTCAAGGTGGATAAGGCAACAACAACTAAGGCCATACAGAAGCTGCTGGCCGAAGATTATGTATGGCGGACACGGGATAGCATGGACAAGCGGATGTGGCATTTGTTTCCTTCCTTAAAGGCGCAAAAAATTTATTCCTATCTCATTCAGGAAGAGAACCGGAATATTGAAATTTGTTTGCAAGGCTTTACTCAGGCAGAAAGAGACCTTGTTCATCGCCTGCTAAAAAAAATGCGTGAAAACATTGAATTAGATTGGAAAGCGTTAAAGTCATACAATGAAGATTATGATTAATAGGATTTAACAAAGGAGGCATAATCCCTTGCCAAACATTATCATTCGCAGGTTTTCCCCGGAATATGAAGATGAAGTCGTTAAGTTAATCCTCCATATACAGCAAAATGAATTCAATATTCCTATCGGGAAAGAAGATCAGCCGGATTTAAGCGATATTCCCCATTTTTATCAGTCAGGCTGCGGCAATTTCTGGCTGGCCAGTTGTGGTACCGAGATTGTAGGCACGATTGCCCTGATCGATATTGGCAATCAGCAGGGGGCCCTAAGGAAAATGTTCGTGAAAACCGCTTATCGAGGCAAAATGTATAATACAGCGACACTGTTGCTCGGCGAATTACTGGCCTGGGCCCAGGAAAAGGAGCTGCGTGAAATTTACCTGGGTACAACGGCGAAATTTTTAGCGGCCCACCGGTTTTATGAAAAAAACCGCTTCGTGCAAATACCCCGGGAGCTATTGCCCAGCCGGTTTCCGGTTATGAAGGTGGACACAAGGTTTTATAAGTTTGTTGTGTAATAAAAAATGCAGCCTAAACCCTTGCAGAGTAATCTTAAAGCCAATTTTAGTTTATGCTGATGTGGTATTGAAGTAAACTAAAAAGATAGTTCCTTCAGCACTGGTATTAATCTTGATAAGAGCATTATGTCTATGGGCTATCTGGTAGCATATAGGAATACCCAAACCGGCGCCGGTATTTTTGCTGGTAATAAAAGGGGTGCCTAATTTATCAAGTATGTAAGCAGGAATACCTAGTCCCTGGTCACAGACAGATAAAATAACCTGGCCAGTCGCGTGGGTGGTTTTAATAACCAGACTGCCTCCTGCCGGCATAGCCTCAATACTATTACGCACCAGGTTTAACAGCAACTGGTGAATTTCATTTTCATCTAAAAGGAGTTCGGGGATGATATTAAGGTCAAGGGCTACAGACACAGCTGCAGAAGTGGCATCGGCCTGAATCTGGGGTAATAACGCTTCAATGATCGCATTTAAGGAGCATAGCTCGAAGTTTGAAAATTTTGACCGTGATAGAGACAGGTATTCGTTAATAATGGAATTGGCCTGGTCGATTTCCTCAAGCATTAGTTCAAACTTTTTTTTATCAGTCTGGTATGTTTCCTTGCCTCCCATAAGCTGTAAGTAACCACGCACGGTGGTCATAGGATTGCGGATTTCATGAGCGACCGTTGCGGCCATATTTCCTACCATCGTCATTCGATCCAGCGCTAAATCCTTCCGGGATGTGATATCCCGGATAATACCCTGCAATGCGGCAATTTTACCATGACTAGTATAAATCGCTGTACATTTCTGCTCGATCCATAGGCTTATCTTATTTTTTCGCACCAGCCGTAATGTTACTGTTGTCTCAATAGATTTGGGAAAATCACGGATAAAATTTTCGAGCAAGCGCCGATCATCAGCATGTATTAAGGCAAAGACCAGCCTGTTATTTTTGTAAAATTCTTCAGGCGTATAGCCAGTAAGCAGGTGAACCGCCGGATTAACATACTGGAGTTGGGCTGTAGGATAGATTTGATAGAAATAGATGGTATCGGCTGCGTTTTCCGCAAGCAACCGGTACTGCGTTTCCTTATTGATTAAATCCAGCCGGCTTTTTTCTAAAAATACTATTACCGTACTAATGGCAATTATCAGTCGCAGAATGCCGCTGATGATAGTTATGACGAGCGGAAAGGCTTGGATATAAAAAGGCATAGCTATAGTGAGGATGCTCCAGAGGGTGAAGGCGACACCGGTTATGATTCGTCCCATTCCGGTTACCTCCACCTGCCGGAGGAAAACTGCGGCTATCCAGGCCAGCACTATACCGGCAAACCAGGTGGGCAGGATTAAGGTATAAGTAATCGGGGCCGATAATAAAAAGCATACCATACTCAATAAAGAGGCGCTGATCGCTCCATATAGCCAGAATCTGTTAAAGGGTCTGTCAATGAAGCGATAAGTGCCCCAGACAAAGGTCAGGCTACAGCCAATAAACAATAGCTGATATATTAAAAAAAATAATATAGACTGTTTCCAGTCGAATATCCCGGAGTCAAAAAAGATATTACGCATTAACAGCAGGAACCAGGCAAGCGCCCATAGGCCAATATGGCGTTCACGGTACATAAAATATAAATGTATATATACAAATATCATAGACAATGTGCCGGCTATTGCACTAATTATCGTTATGTAAAAAAGATCCATAAATTCTCCTGATAATACAATTATTTACATTTTAATATACCACAAAAGTATGAATTCTCCTTTTTTAATAAAGTATAACCTGATAAAATAGATAACATTGGGTATATTGCGGTATAATAAATATCTATCACACTTTGGTGCCGCCAATGCTTATTTGCGGCGCAAAACTGCTAGTAGCTTGTCAGCTCCTAAAACGGTAGAATAATGGCGAGGCTATTCTTCGCAAACCAAGGCGGAAGGGAGGCATACCGGACGTATGCTGACTGACGACAACGAAGGGTTGCGAAAAATAGACCGTCAGTATACACTGGATTTGGGCTGATAAGCTACAGTGGCATCTGATCAGACAAAGAGGTGAGAATTTATGGAGATTCATAACGACTCTGTTTCACTGGCTGCTTATGAAAGCATGGCTGAATACTACCTTAACGATGTTGATAACAAAAGCTATAATGCTTACTATGAAAGGCCGGCAACCTTGTCCCTGCTTCCCGACATTGCGGGCCAAAGGGTAGTCGATGCCGGCTGTGCGGCCGGTTGGTACACCCAGTGGCTACTGGCAAGAGATGCGGCCGTCACAGCCCTGGATTTCAGCCCCCGGATGATTGAGATGACCAGAAAAAGGGTCGGCGACCGGGCGGAGATTATTCAGGCCGATTTAAACAGACCGCTTGATTTTATCGGGGATCAATCCCAAGATATCATAATTTCTTCCCTGACGCTGCATTACTTAAAAGACTGGACGGTTGTAATGAACGAATTCCACAGGATACTTGTAAAGGAAGGCATGCTCATATTTTCTGTCCATCATCCGTTTATGGATTTTGCTGTATTTAAAAAAGAGAATTATTTTCTCACGGAATTGTTGGCTGACGAATGGGAAACGCCTACGGGAAGGGTGAAGGTCAATTTTTACAGGCGGCCTTTAAGTGCCATTATCTCATCTGTGCTTGGTGCAGGATTTATAATTGATCAATTACAGGAGCCTATGCCAACAGAGAAATTTAAGGAAGAACAACCTAATGAGTATGAAAGGCTGCGCAAAAAACCACACTTTTTATTTTTAAGAGCCAGGAAGCCCTGAGTTATCTTAGGGATGTTGTGTCAGGTTGGACAATTTTAGGCTGATGTTAGATTTGGAACCCTGTATTACTTAATCAGTTTCTAAAGAATACGATATTAAACTTAGAGATGGTTTTT contains:
- a CDS encoding arginase family protein; the protein is MKKHMNLFFPQWQGGGQDLSTYEGALELKHNYCQGVKLAEVAVSTAAVSAARHNIVGYAEIFRQLAQAKDLIRQTQPETIFTVGGGCDADVAPIAYLNDRLKGDLTVLWFDAHGDMNTPASSASRYFYGMPLRALLGEGEGEIVKLTQPHLLPAQLIMLGVRDLDAAEKEYIADQNIRVFDVTAIEQKADSVIEAVKMKGSANIYIHIDLDVLDFVEFPHVPVPAPAGMRINTFKELLKKLDQEFKLVGLGLFEYQNSGIGRIDLLADIIEIGVRL
- a CDS encoding MarR family winged helix-turn-helix transcriptional regulator, which translates into the protein MPNLTNEILREVGMLSRCIQSISDIKFREFKLQRGQFIFFTRICENPGINLIDLSNILKVDKATTTKAIQKLLAEDYVWRTRDSMDKRMWHLFPSLKAQKIYSYLIQEENRNIEICLQGFTQAERDLVHRLLKKMRENIELDWKALKSYNEDYD
- a CDS encoding ATP-binding protein; its protein translation is MYRERHIGLWALAWFLLLMRNIFFDSGIFDWKQSILFFLIYQLLFIGCSLTFVWGTYRFIDRPFNRFWLYGAISASLLSMVCFLLSAPITYTLILPTWFAGIVLAWIAAVFLRQVEVTGMGRIITGVAFTLWSILTIAMPFYIQAFPLVITIISGILRLIIAISTVIVFLEKSRLDLINKETQYRLLAENAADTIYFYQIYPTAQLQYVNPAVHLLTGYTPEEFYKNNRLVFALIHADDRRLLENFIRDFPKSIETTVTLRLVRKNKISLWIEQKCTAIYTSHGKIAALQGIIRDITSRKDLALDRMTMVGNMAATVAHEIRNPMTTVRGYLQLMGGKETYQTDKKKFELMLEEIDQANSIINEYLSLSRSKFSNFELCSLNAIIEALLPQIQADATSAAVSVALDLNIIPELLLDENEIHQLLLNLVRNSIEAMPAGGSLVIKTTHATGQVILSVCDQGLGIPAYILDKLGTPFITSKNTGAGLGIPICYQIAHRHNALIKINTSAEGTIFLVYFNTTSA
- a CDS encoding stalk domain-containing protein, with translation MKNLLIALLMSITLIVQAAPGTAAPALPQPERNVLITAGEITAIGENSVTIAGKGSLEEIVLHIQPDTHIRAGVDGGKIQFSELKEGDKITAYYGPRLMKSLPPQGYALALITGDSSSGKYLQVAGVEAGTDGSVRVLSSNRDQLITIRPDVFGAIADIKKGSELLVWYDVMTMSMPGQAGATKVVALQPGYDIRVHPLAGVIVIQGQELPLHSDNIIRTDEHTVMLPLRIVAEHLGYRVIWSDEDASIELQANNQTVATLAIGSTLYKNQETELELAYPPEIVRGKTLVPVEFFTEVLQLRVQINTGHI
- a CDS encoding class I SAM-dependent methyltransferase, whose product is MEIHNDSVSLAAYESMAEYYLNDVDNKSYNAYYERPATLSLLPDIAGQRVVDAGCAAGWYTQWLLARDAAVTALDFSPRMIEMTRKRVGDRAEIIQADLNRPLDFIGDQSQDIIISSLTLHYLKDWTVVMNEFHRILVKEGMLIFSVHHPFMDFAVFKKENYFLTELLADEWETPTGRVKVNFYRRPLSAIISSVLGAGFIIDQLQEPMPTEKFKEEQPNEYERLRKKPHFLFLRARKP
- a CDS encoding ATP-binding protein, with product MDYVQLAVIGSSIGTASIVLIYLYLYALYGQHYMGIWAAGWLILLARYMVFDLGLLPWKQSALGMTAYQMMIIISMFLFVWATYLYTNKPFNKWWLYGTATIAVISLTMNSLSLPLIYKLMPSIYFGCFVCIWIGLIFIHNFQLKGTGHLITGYSYIAWSLLNLVAPISLSGTWFLPWAHALGGIFRLFIAIGTLMVYLENTRTDLVNKETQYRLLAENAADTIYFYQIHPTAKLQYINPTVHLLTGYAPEEFYKNNNLVLDLLHADDRRLAEDFIRDFPRSIESPLTLRLVRKDKTTLWIEQKCTPIYDKYGNFTALQGIIRDVTPRKDLEKITSMLDRMTMVGSMAATVAHEIRNPMTTVRGYLQLMGRKDKYQTDKQKFELMIEEIDRANAIISEYLSLSREKFSNFGMCSLNTIIEALYPLLQADATAAAVSVTLDLNTIPELLLDENEIRQLLLNLVRNGIEAMPAGGRLVIKTAFEAGKAVLSVSDQGPGIPAPILENLGTPFITTKNTGTGLGIPICYQIAHRHNATIKIHTSSEGTTFLVYFNPPAA
- a CDS encoding GNAT family N-acetyltransferase, giving the protein MPNIIIRRFSPEYEDEVVKLILHIQQNEFNIPIGKEDQPDLSDIPHFYQSGCGNFWLASCGTEIVGTIALIDIGNQQGALRKMFVKTAYRGKMYNTATLLLGELLAWAQEKELREIYLGTTAKFLAAHRFYEKNRFVQIPRELLPSRFPVMKVDTRFYKFVV